A window from Streptomyces subrutilus encodes these proteins:
- a CDS encoding DUF3145 domain-containing protein encodes MTTRGVLYVHSAPRALCPHVEWAVAGVLGVRVSLDWIRQPASPGTWRAEFSWRAEAGTASKLASALRGWHLLRFEVTAEPCQSAEGERYSSTPELGIFHAVTGMHGDILIPEDRLRAAVARSAHGETELEAEIAKLLGKPWDDELEPFRHAGEGAPVRWLHQVV; translated from the coding sequence GTGACGACACGTGGAGTCCTGTACGTGCACTCCGCACCGCGCGCGCTCTGCCCGCACGTGGAATGGGCTGTAGCGGGTGTGCTCGGGGTGCGGGTGAGCCTCGACTGGATCAGGCAGCCCGCCTCCCCCGGCACGTGGAGAGCCGAGTTCTCCTGGCGGGCCGAAGCGGGCACCGCCTCGAAGCTCGCCTCCGCACTGCGCGGCTGGCACCTGCTGCGCTTCGAGGTGACCGCGGAACCCTGCCAGAGCGCCGAGGGCGAGCGCTACAGCTCCACCCCGGAGCTCGGCATCTTCCACGCCGTCACCGGCATGCACGGTGACATCCTGATCCCCGAGGACCGGCTGCGCGCCGCCGTCGCCCGCTCGGCGCACGGCGAGACCGAGCTGGAGGCGGAGATCGCCAAACTGCTCGGCAAGCCCTGGGACGACGAACTGGAGCCCTTCCGCCACGCCGGCGAGGGAGCCCCCGTCCGCTGGCTGCACCAGGTCGTCTGA
- a CDS encoding ACP S-malonyltransferase has protein sequence MLVLVAPGQGAQTPGFLTPWLDLPGAADRVAAWSDAIGLDLAHYGTNADADEIRDTAVAQPLLVAAGLLSAASLGSPAAFGAVAGHSVGEITAAAFAGVLSETDALRLVRTRGLAMAEASAVTETGMAAVLGGDRDVVVAHLEKLGLTPANINGAGQIVAAGTTEQIDALVAEKPEGAMKVVALKVAGAFHTHHMAPAVTVLEKAAEALSPADPALAYVSNKDGLVVATGADVVARLVGQVANPVRWDLCMETFAQLGVTGIVELCPGGTLTGLAKRALKGVPSVALKTPDDLDKAAALVAEQTA, from the coding sequence GTGCTCGTACTCGTCGCTCCCGGCCAAGGCGCTCAGACGCCCGGCTTCCTGACTCCCTGGCTCGACCTGCCCGGCGCCGCTGACCGCGTCGCCGCCTGGTCGGACGCCATCGGGCTCGACCTCGCCCACTACGGCACGAACGCCGACGCCGACGAGATCCGCGACACGGCGGTGGCCCAGCCGCTGCTGGTCGCCGCGGGTCTGCTGTCCGCGGCCTCGCTCGGCTCCCCCGCGGCCTTCGGCGCCGTGGCGGGCCACAGCGTCGGCGAGATCACCGCGGCCGCCTTTGCGGGCGTCCTGTCCGAGACGGACGCGCTCCGGCTGGTCCGCACGCGGGGCCTGGCCATGGCCGAGGCCTCCGCGGTCACCGAGACCGGCATGGCCGCGGTCCTCGGCGGCGACCGGGACGTGGTCGTCGCCCATCTGGAGAAGCTGGGGCTGACCCCGGCCAACATCAACGGCGCGGGCCAGATCGTGGCCGCCGGCACCACGGAGCAGATCGACGCCCTGGTCGCCGAGAAGCCCGAGGGTGCCATGAAGGTCGTCGCCCTCAAGGTCGCGGGCGCCTTCCACACGCACCACATGGCGCCCGCGGTCACCGTGCTGGAGAAGGCCGCCGAGGCCCTCTCCCCGGCGGACCCGGCGCTCGCGTACGTGTCGAACAAGGACGGCCTCGTCGTCGCCACGGGTGCCGACGTCGTCGCCCGCCTGGTCGGCCAGGTCGCCAATCCGGTCCGCTGGGACCTGTGCATGGAGACGTTCGCCCAGCTGGGCGTCACGGGGATCGTCGAGCTCTGCCCCGGTGGCACCCTGACGGGTCTGGCCAAGCGCGCGCTCAAGGGTGTGCCGAGCGTGGCTCTGAAGACCCCGGACGATCTCGACAAGGCCGCTGCGCTCGTTGCCGAGCAGACGGCCTGA
- a CDS encoding ketoacyl-ACP synthase III, translated as MSKIKPAKGSPYARILGVGGYRPTRVVPNEVILETIDSSDEWIRSRSGIATRHWASPQETVAAMSVEASGKALADAGVSPEQIGAVIVSTVSHFKQTPAVATEIAHRIGAGKPAAFDISAGCAGFGYGLTLAKGLVVEGSAQYVLVIGVERLSDLTDLEDRATAFLFGDGAGAVVVGPSDEPAIGPTVWGSEGDKSDTIKQTVPWDEYRGADGGEKFPAITQEGQAVFRWAVFEMAKVAQQALDAAGITAEDLDVFIPHQANMRIIDSMVKTLKLPDHVTVARDVETTGNTSAASIPLAMERLLATGAAKSGDTALVIGFGAGLVYAATVVTLP; from the coding sequence ATGTCCAAGATCAAGCCGGCCAAGGGCTCCCCGTACGCCCGCATCCTCGGGGTCGGCGGGTACCGCCCGACCCGGGTGGTGCCCAACGAGGTCATCCTGGAGACGATCGACTCCTCCGACGAGTGGATCCGGTCCCGTTCGGGCATCGCGACGCGGCACTGGGCCTCGCCCCAGGAGACCGTCGCCGCGATGTCGGTGGAGGCCTCGGGCAAGGCGCTGGCCGATGCCGGCGTCTCGCCCGAGCAGATCGGTGCCGTGATCGTCTCGACGGTCTCGCACTTCAAGCAGACCCCGGCCGTCGCGACCGAGATCGCGCACCGGATCGGCGCGGGCAAGCCCGCCGCGTTCGACATCTCGGCCGGCTGTGCCGGGTTCGGATACGGCCTGACCCTGGCCAAGGGCCTGGTGGTCGAGGGTTCCGCGCAGTACGTGCTGGTCATCGGCGTGGAGCGGCTCTCCGACCTGACCGACCTGGAGGACCGCGCGACGGCCTTCCTGTTCGGCGACGGTGCCGGGGCCGTGGTCGTCGGCCCCTCGGACGAACCGGCCATCGGCCCCACGGTGTGGGGTTCGGAGGGCGACAAGTCCGACACCATCAAGCAGACCGTGCCGTGGGACGAGTACCGCGGTGCGGACGGCGGCGAGAAGTTTCCGGCCATCACGCAGGAGGGCCAGGCGGTGTTCCGCTGGGCCGTCTTCGAGATGGCCAAGGTGGCCCAGCAGGCGCTCGACGCGGCCGGGATCACCGCGGAGGATCTGGACGTCTTCATTCCGCACCAGGCGAACATGCGGATCATCGACTCGATGGTGAAGACTCTGAAGCTGCCCGACCACGTCACGGTCGCCCGGGACGTGGAGACCACCGGCAACACCTCGGCCGCCTCGATCCCGCTCGCGATGGAGCGGCTCCTGGCGACCGGAGCGGCGAAGAGCGGCGACACCGCGCTCGTCATCGGCTTCGGGGCGGGACTCGTCTACGCCGCCACGGTCGTTACCCTCCCCTAG
- a CDS encoding MerR family transcriptional regulator, whose amino-acid sequence MSQSLTQTRYTISEVEARTGLTQHTLRWYERIGLMPHVDRSHSGQRRFSDKDLGWLAFVGKLRTTGMSVADMVRYAELVREGEHTFDERRELLERTRRDVRARIAELTDALEVLDYKIGTYAMNPVAGKAEQ is encoded by the coding sequence ATGAGCCAGAGCCTGACGCAGACGCGGTACACGATCAGCGAGGTCGAGGCCCGGACCGGTCTGACCCAGCACACCCTGCGCTGGTACGAGCGGATCGGTCTGATGCCGCACGTGGACCGCTCCCATTCGGGCCAGCGGCGCTTCAGCGACAAGGACCTGGGCTGGCTGGCCTTCGTGGGCAAGCTGCGCACCACCGGGATGTCGGTGGCGGACATGGTCCGCTACGCCGAGCTGGTGCGCGAGGGCGAGCACACCTTCGACGAGCGCCGCGAGCTGCTGGAGCGGACGCGGCGCGACGTGCGGGCGCGCATCGCGGAGCTGACCGACGCGCTGGAGGTACTGGACTACAAGATCGGCACCTATGCGATGAACCCGGTCGCGGGGAAGGCGGAGCAATGA
- a CDS encoding beta-ketoacyl-[acyl-carrier-protein] synthase family protein, which yields MSPTNRTVVVTGIGATTPLGGDSASTWEGLLAGRSGVKPLEGERFAELPVRIAAPAAVDPGEVLPRPLARKLDRSAQFAVIAAREAWADAGYTAPAGEDGVITPERLGTVIASGIGGVTTLLDQYDVLKEKGVRRVSPHTVPMLMPNGPSANVGLEVNARAGVHTPVSACASGAEAIGYAVEMIRTGRADVVVAGGTEAAIHPLPIAAFANMMAMSKNNEHPEQASRPYDKARDGFVLGEGAGVVILESAEHAAARGARVYCEVLGQGLSADSHHIAQPEPTGRGVAAAVQNLLDNTGLDPAELVHLNAHATSTPQGDTAELKALRKVLGDDLDHIAISATKSMTGHLLGGAGGIETVATVLALYHRLAPATINVDELDDDIDADIIVGEPRKLPADGPISAINNSFGFGGHNVTLAFRSV from the coding sequence GTGAGCCCGACCAATCGCACCGTGGTCGTCACCGGTATCGGCGCAACCACTCCGCTGGGTGGCGACAGCGCTTCGACCTGGGAAGGTCTGCTTGCCGGCCGTTCCGGCGTAAAGCCCCTGGAGGGCGAGCGCTTCGCCGAACTCCCGGTCCGCATCGCCGCCCCGGCCGCCGTGGACCCGGGTGAGGTCCTGCCGCGCCCGTTGGCCCGCAAGCTCGACCGCTCGGCGCAGTTCGCCGTCATCGCGGCGCGCGAGGCGTGGGCCGACGCCGGCTACACCGCCCCGGCCGGCGAGGACGGGGTCATCACCCCCGAGCGCCTGGGCACCGTGATCGCCTCCGGCATCGGCGGCGTGACCACCCTGCTCGACCAGTACGACGTGCTGAAGGAGAAGGGGGTGCGCCGGGTCTCCCCGCACACCGTCCCCATGCTCATGCCGAACGGCCCCTCGGCCAACGTCGGCCTGGAGGTCAACGCCCGGGCGGGCGTGCACACTCCGGTCAGCGCCTGCGCGTCGGGTGCCGAGGCCATCGGCTACGCGGTCGAGATGATCCGTACCGGCCGCGCCGACGTGGTCGTCGCCGGCGGCACGGAGGCGGCGATCCACCCGCTGCCGATCGCGGCGTTCGCCAACATGATGGCGATGTCGAAGAACAACGAGCACCCGGAGCAGGCCTCCCGCCCGTACGACAAGGCCCGTGACGGCTTCGTCCTCGGCGAGGGCGCCGGCGTCGTGATCCTGGAGTCGGCCGAGCACGCGGCCGCGCGGGGTGCCCGGGTCTACTGCGAGGTGCTGGGCCAGGGCCTGTCCGCGGACAGCCACCACATCGCGCAGCCCGAGCCGACCGGCCGCGGTGTCGCGGCCGCGGTGCAGAACCTGCTCGACAACACGGGCCTGGACCCGGCCGAGCTGGTCCACCTGAACGCGCACGCCACGTCGACGCCGCAGGGTGACACGGCGGAGCTGAAGGCGCTGCGCAAGGTGCTGGGCGACGATCTCGACCACATCGCGATCTCCGCGACCAAGTCGATGACCGGCCACCTGCTGGGCGGCGCCGGCGGCATCGAGACCGTCGCGACCGTGCTGGCGCTGTACCACCGGCTGGCTCCGGCGACCATCAACGTGGACGAGCTGGACGACGACATCGACGCGGACATCATCGTCGGCGAGCCGCGCAAGCTGCCGGCCGACGGCCCGATCTCGGCGATCAACAACTCCTTCGGCTTCGGCGGCCACAACGTCACGCTGGCGTTCCGCAGCGTCTGA
- a CDS encoding serine hydrolase domain-containing protein, whose protein sequence is MESLRIIENWPVATAAAAVVRADGTLAGSHGPVDHRFALASVTKPLAAYAALVAYEEGALELDEPAGPDGSTVRHLLAHTSGLAFDEHRVTAPPGERRLYSNAGFEVLGDHIAKATGIPFAQYLHEAVFEPLGMAASSLEGSPAKDGVSTVSDLVRFAAELQAPRLLDVRTVAAATSVVHPGLKGVLPGYGHQSPNDWGLGLEIRDGKSPHWTGAASSPRTFGHFGQSGTFLWVDPDARAACVALTDRAFGPWAVRAWPPFTDAVLAELA, encoded by the coding sequence ATGGAAAGCCTGCGGATCATCGAGAACTGGCCGGTGGCGACGGCGGCCGCGGCCGTCGTGCGCGCCGACGGGACCCTGGCCGGCTCCCACGGGCCGGTGGACCACCGGTTCGCGCTGGCCTCGGTGACCAAACCGCTCGCCGCGTACGCCGCGCTGGTCGCGTACGAGGAGGGCGCGCTCGAACTCGACGAGCCGGCCGGCCCGGACGGCTCGACCGTCCGCCACCTGCTGGCGCACACCAGCGGCCTGGCCTTCGACGAGCACCGGGTGACGGCCCCGCCCGGCGAGCGCCGGCTGTACTCGAACGCCGGTTTCGAGGTCCTCGGCGACCACATCGCCAAGGCCACCGGCATCCCCTTCGCGCAGTACCTGCACGAGGCGGTCTTCGAGCCGCTCGGCATGGCCGCGTCCTCGCTGGAGGGCTCGCCGGCGAAGGACGGCGTGTCCACCGTGTCCGACCTGGTGCGGTTCGCGGCCGAGCTGCAGGCTCCGCGCCTGCTCGACGTGCGCACGGTCGCCGCGGCCACCTCGGTGGTCCACCCCGGTCTCAAGGGCGTGCTGCCCGGTTACGGGCACCAGTCCCCCAACGACTGGGGCCTCGGCCTGGAGATCCGCGACGGCAAGTCCCCGCACTGGACGGGCGCCGCCTCCTCGCCGCGCACCTTCGGCCACTTCGGCCAGTCCGGCACCTTCCTGTGGGTGGACCCGGACGCGCGCGCCGCGTGCGTGGCGCTGACCGACCGGGCCTTCGGCCCGTGGGCGGTCCGGGCGTGGCCGCCGTTCACCGACGCGGTCCTGGCCGAACTGGCCTAG
- a CDS encoding pirin family protein encodes MIDVRRGADRYEGGDPSAGISTRHAFSFGSSYDPDNLRFGPVLACNEEQLAPGAGFDEHPHSHTEILTWVAEGELAHQDSTGERGLVAAGDVQRLSAGSGVRHAERNDGDRPLRFVQIWLAPLAAGGAPSYEVVRGLPDATPYPLPAAGATLHVRRPGAGERVAVPAAERVYLHVVRGDLRLDGEELGPGDSARLTGEKDLVAVAGSPGELLILELP; translated from the coding sequence ATGATCGATGTACGTCGCGGAGCCGACCGGTACGAGGGCGGCGACCCGTCCGCCGGGATCTCCACCCGGCACGCCTTCTCCTTCGGATCCTCCTACGACCCGGACAACCTGCGCTTCGGACCGGTCCTGGCCTGCAACGAGGAGCAGCTCGCCCCCGGCGCCGGCTTCGACGAGCACCCCCACAGCCACACCGAGATCCTGACCTGGGTGGCCGAGGGCGAGCTCGCGCACCAGGACAGCACCGGCGAGCGCGGCCTCGTCGCCGCCGGGGACGTGCAGCGGCTGAGCGCCGGTTCCGGGGTCCGCCACGCCGAGCGCAACGACGGGGACCGGCCGCTGCGGTTCGTGCAGATCTGGCTCGCGCCGCTCGCCGCCGGCGGAGCACCCTCCTACGAGGTGGTCCGCGGCCTCCCCGACGCCACGCCCTACCCGCTCCCCGCGGCCGGCGCCACCCTGCACGTCCGGCGGCCGGGCGCGGGCGAGCGGGTGGCCGTACCGGCCGCGGAGCGCGTCTACCTGCACGTGGTCCGCGGTGACCTGCGCCTGGACGGGGAGGAGCTGGGCCCCGGTGACTCGGCGCGCCTCACCGGGGAGAAGGACCTGGTGGCCGTGGCCGGCTCGCCCGGGGAACTGCTGATCCTGGAGCTGCCGTAG
- a CDS encoding PucR family transcriptional regulator: MPQPEREHSPAVPSAHPVPAHPHVATLRRLEKSAGRLAANAIARMDETLPWYRAMPPENRSWIGLVAQAGIAAFTEWFRHPETTQAISTDVFGTAPRELTRAITLRQTVEMVRTTIEVMETAIEEVAAPGDESILREALLVYAREIAFATAQVYAQAAEARGAWDARLESLVVNAVLSGEADEGALSRAAALGWNSPDHVCVVLGTAPEGDSELTVEAIRRAARHHKLQVLTGVLGDRLVVIAGGSDNPMQVAKSLIGPFAAGPVVAGPVVPDLLNATKSAQAAAAGLKACTAWQDAPRPVLADDLLPERAIASDPAAREQLVEEIYRPLEEAGSALLETLSVYLEQASSLEGAARMLFVHPNTVRYRLRRVTDVTGWSPSDVRSAFTLRIALILGRLADGDPQS; this comes from the coding sequence GTGCCTCAACCCGAACGTGAGCATTCCCCCGCCGTCCCGTCCGCGCATCCCGTGCCGGCCCATCCGCACGTCGCGACGCTGCGCCGGCTGGAGAAGTCGGCCGGACGGCTGGCCGCCAACGCGATCGCGCGCATGGACGAGACCCTGCCGTGGTACCGGGCGATGCCGCCGGAGAACCGGTCGTGGATCGGTCTGGTCGCGCAGGCCGGCATCGCGGCGTTCACCGAGTGGTTCCGGCACCCGGAGACCACGCAGGCCATCTCCACCGACGTCTTCGGCACGGCGCCGCGCGAGCTGACCCGGGCGATCACGCTGCGGCAGACCGTCGAGATGGTCCGCACCACGATCGAGGTCATGGAGACCGCGATCGAGGAGGTGGCGGCCCCGGGCGACGAGTCGATCCTGCGCGAGGCGCTGCTGGTGTACGCCCGGGAGATCGCGTTCGCGACGGCCCAGGTGTACGCGCAGGCCGCCGAGGCGCGCGGGGCGTGGGACGCCCGGCTGGAGTCCCTCGTGGTCAACGCGGTGCTGTCCGGGGAGGCCGACGAGGGGGCGCTGTCGCGGGCGGCGGCGCTGGGCTGGAACTCGCCGGACCACGTGTGCGTGGTGCTCGGCACGGCGCCCGAGGGCGACAGCGAGCTGACGGTGGAGGCGATCCGGCGGGCGGCCCGCCACCACAAGCTCCAGGTGCTGACGGGGGTGCTCGGGGACCGTCTGGTGGTCATCGCGGGCGGCAGCGACAATCCGATGCAGGTGGCCAAGTCCCTGATCGGGCCGTTCGCGGCGGGTCCGGTGGTGGCCGGCCCGGTGGTGCCGGACCTGCTGAACGCGACGAAGTCGGCGCAGGCCGCCGCGGCCGGTCTGAAGGCGTGCACGGCGTGGCAGGACGCTCCGCGGCCCGTCCTGGCGGACGATCTCCTTCCGGAGCGCGCGATCGCCTCCGATCCCGCTGCCCGGGAGCAGTTGGTGGAGGAGATCTACAGACCGCTGGAGGAGGCGGGTTCGGCGCTGCTGGAGACGCTGAGCGTCTATCTGGAGCAGGCCAGCAGCCTGGAGGGGGCGGCGCGGATGCTCTTCGTCCACCCCAACACGGTGCGCTACCGGCTCCGACGTGTGACCGACGTCACCGGCTGGTCGCCCTCCGATGTCCGTTCCGCGTTCACGCTGAGGATCGCCCTGATCCTCGGGCGTCTGGCCGACGGCGATCCCCAGTCCTAG
- a CDS encoding beta-glucosidase, with translation MTDAEQARDQVREDAVEAALGALDLDTKTRLLAGQDMWSLPAVPEIGLGSLVMSDGPVGVRGVRWTADDPSVALPSPTALAAAWDPALARRAGRLLAQEARRKGVHVLLAPTVNLHRSPLGGRHFECYSEDPYLTGAIGSGYVNGVQDGGVGTTVKHFAGNDAETERFTVDNVIAPRPLRELYLAPFEAIVANAHPWGIMTAYNQVNGVSMTENRHLVNEVLRAEWGFDGYNVSDWMAARSTAGDIEGGLDVAMPGPTTVYGPALAAAVRAGEVPESAVDGAVRNVLRLAARVGLLKGAPAVVAEPPSGIDGQALARELAVRGCVLVRNEGGALPLAPGRTVALLGAAARDARVLGGGSATVFPERVVSPLDGLTAALPDGALTYAVGADPSDELTPADQGFVLRAVCRDASGAVLGEGSLPTGQVQWIGDDLPAGAAYETMASIEVTGTFLPRESGEHAFGTRGLGAFTLAVGGETLWDGVQELGNEADPFEAFFGAPSERARTTLTAGEPVEVSLTYQVPDMSALPLKAVMFSFLHLGPRRDPDELIAEAARAAAAADTAVVVVATTERVESEGFDRTGLGLPGRQDDLVRAVAAANPNTVVVVNAGSPVELPWREDVAAVLLTWFPGQEGGAALADVLLGAAEPGGRLPTTWPARLADAPVTEVVPTEGRLEYREGLFIGYRAYEKHAVVPAFPFGHGLGYTDWTYDSLEAGADTVRVRLTNTGTRPGREVVQVYLAPVADGVERPASWLAAFAGVEAGPGESVEAEIALPARAFEIWDEAARGWRRIGGTYEVRASRSHTDTRLTAAVDIV, from the coding sequence GTGACCGATGCCGAACAGGCCCGTGACCAGGTCCGCGAAGACGCCGTCGAGGCCGCGCTCGGCGCGCTCGACCTCGACACCAAGACCCGGCTGCTGGCCGGCCAGGACATGTGGTCCCTGCCCGCCGTGCCCGAGATCGGGCTGGGCTCCCTGGTGATGTCCGACGGCCCCGTCGGCGTGCGCGGCGTGCGCTGGACCGCCGACGACCCGTCCGTCGCCCTGCCCTCCCCGACGGCCCTCGCCGCCGCCTGGGACCCCGCACTGGCCCGCCGCGCGGGCCGCCTGCTGGCCCAGGAGGCCCGCCGCAAGGGCGTCCACGTCCTCCTCGCACCCACGGTCAACCTGCACCGCTCCCCCCTGGGCGGCCGCCACTTCGAGTGCTACTCCGAGGACCCGTACCTGACCGGCGCGATCGGCAGCGGCTACGTGAACGGGGTCCAGGACGGCGGCGTCGGCACCACGGTGAAGCACTTCGCCGGCAACGACGCCGAGACCGAGCGGTTCACCGTCGACAACGTCATCGCCCCGCGCCCGCTGCGCGAGCTCTACCTCGCCCCCTTCGAGGCCATCGTCGCCAACGCCCACCCCTGGGGCATCATGACCGCGTACAACCAGGTCAACGGCGTTTCGATGACCGAGAACCGCCACCTGGTGAACGAGGTCCTGCGCGCCGAGTGGGGCTTCGACGGCTACAACGTCTCCGACTGGATGGCCGCCCGCTCCACCGCCGGCGACATCGAGGGCGGCCTCGACGTTGCCATGCCCGGCCCGACCACCGTCTACGGCCCCGCGCTCGCCGCCGCCGTCCGCGCCGGCGAGGTGCCCGAGTCCGCCGTCGACGGCGCCGTCCGCAACGTCCTGCGCCTGGCCGCCCGCGTCGGCCTGCTCAAGGGCGCGCCCGCCGTCGTCGCCGAGCCGCCGTCCGGCATCGACGGCCAGGCCCTCGCCCGCGAGCTCGCCGTCCGCGGCTGCGTCCTCGTCCGCAACGAGGGCGGCGCCCTGCCGCTGGCCCCCGGCCGCACCGTCGCCCTCCTCGGCGCCGCCGCCCGCGACGCCCGCGTCCTCGGCGGCGGCTCGGCCACCGTCTTCCCCGAGCGGGTCGTCTCCCCGCTCGACGGCCTCACCGCCGCGCTGCCCGACGGGGCGCTCACCTACGCGGTCGGCGCCGATCCCTCCGACGAGCTGACCCCGGCCGACCAGGGCTTCGTGCTCCGCGCGGTCTGCCGCGACGCCTCCGGCGCCGTCCTCGGCGAGGGCAGCCTGCCGACCGGCCAGGTCCAGTGGATCGGCGACGACCTGCCCGCGGGCGCCGCGTACGAGACGATGGCCAGCATCGAGGTCACCGGTACGTTCCTGCCGCGCGAGAGCGGCGAGCACGCCTTCGGCACCCGCGGACTCGGCGCCTTCACCCTCGCCGTCGGCGGCGAGACCCTGTGGGACGGCGTCCAGGAACTCGGCAACGAGGCCGACCCCTTCGAAGCCTTCTTCGGCGCCCCCAGCGAGCGCGCCCGGACCACCCTCACCGCCGGCGAGCCCGTGGAGGTGTCGCTGACGTACCAGGTGCCCGACATGAGCGCGCTGCCGCTCAAGGCCGTCATGTTCTCCTTCCTGCACCTGGGCCCGCGCCGCGACCCCGACGAGCTCATCGCCGAGGCCGCCCGGGCCGCGGCCGCCGCCGACACGGCCGTGGTCGTCGTCGCCACCACCGAGCGCGTGGAGTCCGAGGGCTTCGACCGCACCGGCCTGGGCCTGCCCGGCCGCCAGGACGACCTGGTGCGCGCGGTCGCGGCCGCCAACCCGAACACCGTGGTCGTCGTCAACGCCGGCTCGCCGGTCGAGCTCCCGTGGCGCGAGGACGTGGCCGCCGTCCTGCTCACCTGGTTCCCCGGGCAGGAGGGCGGGGCCGCCCTGGCCGACGTGCTCCTCGGCGCGGCCGAGCCCGGCGGCCGGCTGCCCACCACCTGGCCCGCCCGGCTCGCCGACGCGCCCGTCACCGAGGTCGTCCCCACCGAGGGGCGCCTGGAGTACCGCGAGGGGCTCTTCATCGGCTACCGGGCCTACGAGAAGCACGCCGTCGTCCCCGCCTTCCCCTTCGGGCACGGCCTGGGGTACACGGACTGGACCTACGACTCCCTGGAGGCCGGCGCCGACACCGTCCGGGTCCGCCTCACCAACACCGGCACCCGGCCCGGCCGCGAGGTCGTCCAGGTCTACCTGGCCCCGGTGGCGGACGGCGTCGAGCGGCCCGCGAGCTGGCTGGCGGCCTTCGCGGGCGTCGAGGCGGGCCCCGGCGAGAGCGTCGAGGCCGAGATCGCCCTGCCCGCGAGGGCCTTCGAGATCTGGGACGAGGCAGCCCGCGGCTGGCGGCGGATCGGGGGCACCTACGAGGTCCGCGCGAGCCGCTCCCACACCGACACCCGGCTGACGGCCGCGGTCGACATCGTGTGA
- a CDS encoding SGNH/GDSL hydrolase family protein produces MRTTAPRRRARRTLAGAGAAAALLAGSVSGCGLGGSGGQGERGAQSAPRWNTAPASVAAVGDSITRGFDACSVLADCPEVSWATGTDPAVRSLAARLLGDAGAATRSWNLAVTGSRMADLPAQLAGAAAHKPGLVTVMVGSNDACRPTASSMTPVAEFRSGFEQALAGLRAASPASQVYVSSVPDLQRLWEQGKDDPMVRKIWSLGICQSMLADPLSAATGPTARREQVRARVVEYNEVLREVCAKDPLCRYDGGAVFQYPFGTEQLSRWDWFHPGRDGQARLAELAHRQVTAADAPR; encoded by the coding sequence ATGCGCACCACCGCCCCGCGCCGCCGCGCGCGCCGGACCCTCGCGGGCGCGGGAGCGGCGGCGGCCCTGCTGGCCGGGTCGGTGAGCGGGTGCGGTCTCGGCGGATCCGGGGGGCAGGGCGAGCGCGGTGCGCAGTCCGCACCCCGCTGGAACACGGCACCCGCCTCCGTCGCGGCCGTGGGCGACTCCATCACGCGGGGCTTCGACGCCTGTTCGGTGCTGGCCGACTGCCCCGAGGTGTCGTGGGCCACCGGCACCGATCCGGCGGTCCGCTCCCTGGCCGCGCGGCTGCTCGGGGACGCCGGCGCGGCGACCAGGAGCTGGAACCTCGCGGTGACCGGCTCGCGGATGGCGGACCTGCCGGCCCAGCTCGCCGGGGCCGCAGCGCACAAGCCCGGCCTGGTCACGGTCATGGTGGGGTCGAACGACGCCTGCCGGCCCACGGCTTCGTCGATGACTCCGGTGGCGGAGTTCCGGTCCGGTTTCGAGCAGGCCCTCGCGGGGCTGCGGGCCGCCTCTCCCGCCTCCCAGGTGTACGTCTCCAGCGTGCCGGACCTCCAGCGGCTGTGGGAGCAGGGCAAGGACGACCCGATGGTGCGCAAGATCTGGAGCCTGGGCATCTGCCAGTCGATGCTGGCCGATCCGCTGTCGGCGGCGACGGGGCCGACGGCCCGGCGCGAGCAGGTGCGGGCGCGGGTGGTCGAGTACAACGAGGTGCTGCGCGAGGTCTGCGCGAAGGATCCGCTGTGCCGGTACGACGGTGGAGCGGTGTTCCAGTACCCCTTCGGAACCGAACAGTTGAGCCGCTGGGACTGGTTCCATCCGGGCCGGGACGGACAGGCGCGGCTCGCGGAACTGGCCCACCGTCAGGTGACGGCCGCCGACGCGCCGCGTTGA
- a CDS encoding acyl carrier protein, whose translation MAATQEEILEGLAEIVNEIAGIPQEDVQLDKSFTDDLDVDSLSMVEVVVAAEERFEVKIPDEDVKNLKTVGDAADYILKHQA comes from the coding sequence ATGGCCGCCACGCAGGAAGAGATCCTCGAAGGTCTCGCGGAGATCGTCAACGAGATCGCCGGCATCCCGCAGGAGGACGTCCAGCTCGACAAGTCCTTCACCGACGACCTGGACGTCGACTCGCTGTCCATGGTCGAGGTCGTCGTCGCCGCCGAGGAGCGCTTCGAGGTCAAGATCCCGGACGAGGACGTCAAGAACCTCAAGACGGTCGGCGACGCGGCCGACTACATCCTGAAGCACCAGGCCTGA